A window of Maioricimonas rarisocia genomic DNA:
AGGCGACCCAGATTCTGACCGAACACCGCGAACGCCTCGACCAGATCGCGAAGGGACTCGTCGAGAAGGAAGTCCTCGGCAAGGACGAGCTGACCGAGCTGATCGGCCCGGCCGCCCCGCGGGATTACCTGGTCCGCCCGCGGAAAGAGGCCTCCTGAGGTAGGCGTGAGGCTCTGTGCTAAGGCTCTGCGAGCCGTGCGCGTCCGGTGGGGCAGACTTCCTGTCTGCCCGTTCGCGAGTGGCCCAGACATACGACGTGTCTGGGTGGCGCAGCCACAGGAAGTAGCTCCTTCACCGTTCGAGCGTTCTCTTCCGTGGCTTTACGCACGTGGCTGGAGCGAGCAACACGAGCGAAGCCACGGTTTCAGATGCTCTGGGCAACAGGCGAAGGAAAGCCCACCGGCCGCCCCTCACCCCTCCCCCACACTGAAAATCTGTTCCGCATCCGTTACCATCGATCCTCACGCATCATCCTCCGAGAGGAGCTGAGGACACACGGATGGTCGACACACCCGACGCTCTGGATGCGGTTCTGGAGCGACTCAACCCGGAGCAGCGCCGTGCCGCCGTGCACGGCGACGGGCCACTGCTGATCATCGCCGGAGCCGGCACCGGCAAGACGACGACGCTGGCTCACCGGGTCGCCTGCCTCATCGCCCGTGGTGTCGCTCCCGAACGGATTCTGCTGCTCACCTTCACCCGTCGCGCCTCCGCCGAGATGCTTCGCCGCGTGGACGGCATTCTGCGCGAACTCGAACACCACGCGGGCAACGAGGCGGGCACGACCGCTGTGGCGACTCGCTCGGCCGCTGCCCGAAAAGTCTGGGGCGGGACATTTCACGCGATCGCCACCCGACTGCTGCGTCGCCATGGGAAGCTGGCCGGACTCCCGCCCGAGTTCACGATTCTCGACCGCAGCGATTCCGAAGACCTGATGCACGTCATCCGGGAGGAACTCGAACTCTCCAAAAGCGAAAGCCGGTTTCCGCTCAAGGGGACCTGCATGAGCATCTACAGCCGGACGGTCAATACGCAGTGGCCGCTCCGCAAGGTGCTCAAGGAATCGTTCCCCTGGTGTGAGGAACACGAGGACAAGCTCAAGCAGCTCTTCAGCGCCTACGTCGACCGCAAGGATGCCCACGCGGTCATGGATTACGACGACCTGCTGCTGTTCTGGCAGGCGCTGATGCGGCACGAAGAAGCGGCCGCCCAGGTCCGCAAGAAGTTCGACTGCGTCCTCGTCGACGAGTATCAGGACACGAACGTCGTGCAGGCGAACATCCTCAAGGGGATGTGCCCCGACGGACAGGGACTGACGGTCGTCGGCGACGATGCCCAGTCGATCTACTCGTTCCGGGCCGCGACGGTGCGGAACATCCTCGACTTTCCGGAACAGCATCCCGGCACGTCGGTCGTCAAACTCGAACAGAACTACCGCAGTACTGAGCCGATCCTCGAAGCGACCAATCGCGTCATCGCCGCCGCGAAGGAACGCCACGAGAAGGATCTCTGGTCGGAACGAAGCCAGGGAGAACCGCCACGACTGGTTTTCTGCGAGGACGAGGAGGAGCAGACCGATTTCCTGATCGATCGCATCCTGGCTCATCGGGAAGACGGCCTCTCCCTCACCCGCCAGGCGGTACTGTTCCGGGCCTCGCATCACAGTATCGCGCTTGAAGTCGAGCTGTCCCGGCGGAACATTCCGTTTCACAAGTTTGGCGGGCTCAAGTTCGTCGAAACGGCACACGTCAAGGATACGCTCGCCTTTCTGCGGCTGGCCGAGAACCCCCGCGACATCGTCTCGGGACATCGTATGCTCGTGCTCATTCCCGGCATCGGTCAGCGGCGGGCCCGGCAGTTGATGGAGACGCTCGCCGAGAAACGATTCGACTTCCGCGCGTGGAAAGAGGTCAACCCACCCAAGGCGGCGAAGACCGACTGGCCGCTGTTTGTCGCCCTGATGATCGGTCTGACGCAGCCGGAGTCCCGCCGGGGGAACCTGGGCGATCAGATTGGCCGTGTCCGCCGGTTCTACGCGCCGCTGCTGGAACGCAAGTACGACAATGCCCGCAGCCGCCTCAAGGATCTCGAACAGCTGGAGATCGTGGCCGGCCGGTTCAAGGACCGGTCGCAGTTCATCACCGAGATGTCGCTGGATCCCCCGTCGTCGACGCAGGACCTGGCGGAGGATCCGCACTTGGATGAGGATTACCTGATCCTCAGCACGATCCATTCGGCCAAGGGGCTCGAGTGGGACACCGTTTACGTCATCCACGCAGCGGATGGCAACATTCCCTCCGACATGTCGACCGACAGCCCTGAACAGATCGAGGAAGAGCGGCGGCTGTTTTACGTCGCACTCACGCGGGCGAAGGACTGGCTTTACGTGACGGTGCCGCAGCGGTATTACTTCCACGGGCGATACCGTGGTGATGCCCACAGCTATGCCCAGCCGACGCGCTTCCTGACGAAGGACGCGACCGCCTGTTTCGAGCAGACGACTGCCGGTGTTCGGTCAGAAGAAGACGAGGGGGATGATGCAGCGACGGGGCTGGACTCCTCCGACATCCGGCAGGGAATCAAGGATATCTGGTCGTGATCGCTTCCGCGGCGTGGTAGTCTGGCTGGTTGAGCACTCACCCGGTTCGGGCCACGAGGGAGAATCGTCGATGTCCACCGTCAGCGTGTCCCGCGAAATCGCCGCGCCCCCAGAAGAAGTGTTCCGCGTCTTCTCCGATCTCCCGCATGCTGCAGAGAGGATCGAAGGGATCAAACGGATCGAGGTGCTTTCCGACGTACCACCTGGCGTTGGCTTCCGCTGGCGGGAAACTCGCGAGATGTTCGGCCGCGAGCATTCCGAAGAAATGGAGATGACCGGCTTCGATCCGCCGCACGGCTACCTGGTCGAAGCCGAGTCCTGCGGCTGCCATTACTTCAGCGAGTTCACCTTCACTGCGGTGGACTCGGGAACCCGGGCGACGATGTCCTTTCGCGGGGAACCGATCTCGCTGATGGCAAAGCTGATGATGCCGATCAGCCGACTTTTCTCCGGCACAGTCGTTCGGATGATCGGGAAGGACCTGGATGATCTGAAGCGGGCGATCGAATCACCGGCCGCGTCCCCTTCCGCGACTCCCGCGGAGACCTGAGACCGAACCTGCGCCGATTTGGCGGGTCGAGTCAGCAGGGGGGCTCGAATCCGACCCGGCCTCTCCCTAGACTTCGGTTGTGAAGACGACCGCGCTCCCCCTTTGCTCATCCGGGGGACGCCGGTCCATTGAACTGTGACAGGGAGACGTCTGCCTTGACCGCGCTGGATT
This region includes:
- a CDS encoding SRPBCC family protein — protein: MSTVSVSREIAAPPEEVFRVFSDLPHAAERIEGIKRIEVLSDVPPGVGFRWRETREMFGREHSEEMEMTGFDPPHGYLVEAESCGCHYFSEFTFTAVDSGTRATMSFRGEPISLMAKLMMPISRLFSGTVVRMIGKDLDDLKRAIESPAASPSATPAET
- a CDS encoding ATP-dependent helicase; this encodes MVDTPDALDAVLERLNPEQRRAAVHGDGPLLIIAGAGTGKTTTLAHRVACLIARGVAPERILLLTFTRRASAEMLRRVDGILRELEHHAGNEAGTTAVATRSAAARKVWGGTFHAIATRLLRRHGKLAGLPPEFTILDRSDSEDLMHVIREELELSKSESRFPLKGTCMSIYSRTVNTQWPLRKVLKESFPWCEEHEDKLKQLFSAYVDRKDAHAVMDYDDLLLFWQALMRHEEAAAQVRKKFDCVLVDEYQDTNVVQANILKGMCPDGQGLTVVGDDAQSIYSFRAATVRNILDFPEQHPGTSVVKLEQNYRSTEPILEATNRVIAAAKERHEKDLWSERSQGEPPRLVFCEDEEEQTDFLIDRILAHREDGLSLTRQAVLFRASHHSIALEVELSRRNIPFHKFGGLKFVETAHVKDTLAFLRLAENPRDIVSGHRMLVLIPGIGQRRARQLMETLAEKRFDFRAWKEVNPPKAAKTDWPLFVALMIGLTQPESRRGNLGDQIGRVRRFYAPLLERKYDNARSRLKDLEQLEIVAGRFKDRSQFITEMSLDPPSSTQDLAEDPHLDEDYLILSTIHSAKGLEWDTVYVIHAADGNIPSDMSTDSPEQIEEERRLFYVALTRAKDWLYVTVPQRYYFHGRYRGDAHSYAQPTRFLTKDATACFEQTTAGVRSEEDEGDDAATGLDSSDIRQGIKDIWS